Genomic segment of Coffea arabica cultivar ET-39 chromosome 1e, Coffea Arabica ET-39 HiFi, whole genome shotgun sequence:
ACCCTACCCATTATATCCGAAAATAGTTGGGCAGGGGGGAACTTTCCATGAGTTCAACTCAAAGTGATTCTGTTGTCGTATTTAGATAAGATACAGGCAAAGTCCAACCATACTCAAACAGTTTTAATTGAGCATCAAACTAACAATATTAAAAGCACCACCAAACTTGAAAAAGCTATTCGGTCATGGCTAATGACCAAACATCGGAGTTTTCACTCTACATCAATGTATCATGGCaataattacttcactaatatCTAAATGCAACTTTTTCCCTTATCTAAGCAAAGCACAAATGAAAAATCCAAAGATAGTTTTTGCATTGCCATCCAGGAAGCTGAAGCCTAATCAAAGCTTTAATGTAAAACTAAAGGGGGGGCAGCATTTATCCACAAGCTAACTAGTCGCATCCGGATGTTGGAAGCTTCCATATTCATCAATCAGATACCAGTGCATAAGCACCAAATACATAAATAGAGCATTAATGCATACCCAAGCTAACAGAAGTACTAAAAACAAAACCAAATTCTTTTCTAATGAATAAAGAGTATGTACCTATTAAGAATCTGGCGTTTTTGTGGATCAGAAAATACAATGCGACCTAACTTCGGGCGATCCACCTCTCCGTCAGGAAGCAGGATGTCCTCCCCAAAAGCCGCCACCACCTTTTTCCAGCCACCAGTACCTTTTTTCAAAACATCCTGCAAGTTAAAAAAGCGCTACTGAGAGTTGAAACCAAGTACTCAAGTTTAATTTCGGTATGCAGTAAAATTACATCATTAACACtgactaatatatatatatatatatatatatatgaaagaaattaaagaatagcagggtttttttttttttggtcaaatgtcAACTTGTATATATGAAAAGAATAGCAGTTGAGGTACTAGTAGTTGTAGTTTCTGGGCTGTTTCAATCGggaaagaacaaagaaaagaattgactAGTGATGGAAGAAACAGAGGGTAGGTTAACGAACGGGAACGATTAATAGGAATTGGAAAAGTGGGGCTTACACGAGCGACGACGTCGGCATCGACGACCGGAATACCATGGGCCTTGAAAAGATTGGAGACGGTACTCTTCCCTGATCCAATCCCTCCGGTCAGCCCCACTATCCTCATTCTCGGACCGATTGATTTCTTATTACTACGAGCAGAATCCCAGTACCAGCCTACTGATTCATTCAATAATAATCGGGTGACTATTCAATAATTACATTAGTCCTACATACTACTCCGTCATCTTCAACGATAACAACTCACAGCTTATGAATTATTTGTTTGGGGGGAACCATGACGTTGCTAAGCCCAGAGTAATCTGCCTCTGAGGTCCTGCTAGTAGTGGAAAGGGGGAGTGGGCAGCGTCGCTAGTCATCTAATAAGGGTAATGCAATTGGTCAAGCTAACAAACAGCGCATCTGGTGTAGTGGTATCATAGTACCCTCCCACGGTACTGACCGGGGTTCGATTCCCCGGATGCGCATTCTTTCTTTTTGCTACGTACTTTTTATCTTATGTGCGATCTTCGTGTTGTTCTTCTGTGAATTTCAGTCATATGCAGTAACGCCTCCTGTGTACAATCGTTCACCAGTCACGACGACCATGATCGAATGCGAACCAGAAATCAGCAAAACCAACAACAAGAAAGATGGTGGGAAAGTTTCGAAACTCCAACAGTATTTCGAGCAAGATAGTCCAGCTCCTAGGAACTAATTGCAACTCACCCGCCCATGTCTACCAGATTCAGGCTCAGCTTATCATCCAAAACCTCTATACAAACACCACTCTTGCTTCCCATTTCATCTCTGCCTGCCGATCATTAGGCCTTTCACAGGCAGCTTTCCTCCTCTATACTCTTAATCCCCAAAAGCCCCAAACTTTCATTTGCAACCAGCTTCTTAGAGCCTTTTCTCATTCTGATGCCCATCACTATTCTATTTCCTTATACTCCCACATGCATAAAAATCTCATCTTCCCTAATAACTATACCTTCCCTTTTATCCTCAAATCTCTGTCAGACCTCAGGAGCCTCAAACAAGGCAAATGCATACATGCCCAGATCGTTAAGTTGGGTCCCCTCAATGATATTTATGTTCAGAATTCGCTACTGAACTTGTACGCGTCCTGCGGGGACATGGTGTCATCTGGCTACgtgttcgatgaaatgcctcACAAAGACGTGGTTACTTGGACCGTAGTCATCACTGGGTATCGAGAATGTAGCATGTTTAAAGATGCACTAATTGCGTTTGAGCAAATGCAGAATGCAGGTGTGGAACCCAATCAGGTGACGATGGTGAACGCGCTGGCTGCCTGTGCGAGTTTTGGGGCTCTTGACATGGGGGTGTGGATACACGAGTTTATAAAGAGGAAAGGGTGGACACTGGATGTCATTCTGGGTACTGCTTTGATTAATATGTACGGAAAGTGTGGTAGAATTGAAGAAGGTCTAAAGGTTTTCAAAAGCATGGAAGAGAAGAATGTTTTCACGTGGAATGCCCTGATTAAAGGGTTCGCTTTAGCTGAAAATGGTCAGGAGGCAGTTATGTGGTTCTCTGAGATGGAGCGAGAAGGAGCTAATAAGCCTAATGAGGTGACCTTGATTGCAGTGCTTTGTGCCTGTGTTCATTCTGGATTGGTAAAATGGGGGGAAGAAATTTTTTCCTCTTTACTGCATCAGAAATATGGATTTTCACCTGGTGTCAAACACTATGCCTGTATGATTGATCTATTAGCACGTGATGGACGTTTAGAGGATGCTCTAAGGATCATTGACAAACTGCCTTTTCAGTCTACCAAGACTATTTGGGGAGCCTTCTTTTCTGGATGTAGAGTACATGGGAACTTAGAATTAAGTGAAGTTGCAGCTAGGAAATTAGTGGACCTGGAGCCAGAAATTTGTGCTTACTATGTAGTCCTGTCTAATCTTTATGCAGAAATGGGAAGATGGGATGATGTGGAAGAAATTCGAAGATTGATGAAAAACAAGGAATTTAGGAAGGATTCTGGCTATAGTTCTATTGAACTTGAATATCTGGAAGATGTCTCCAAATGGTTAGATTAGAAAAAACAATTGTCTCCATTTTCACACCAAGTAAGCCAAAGGTAGAGCAGTGTCCAAGAATATCTTGAATTGCTTTGAGCATAGCCACCAAAACGCAATTGCTCTTCGCCTATTTATCCAGAGATGAACTTTTGGCATAAGTTTCCAGTCGAAATTAATCATAAATTATTGTTCTGGCAGGCTTCTGCTCAAGCTAAAGATGTAACTAAAGGCTGATGCAAATCAATCAGGTTTGATGTGTGAAGGATCGTTCTTTGGTCATGAACTATGTGGGCTATCTTTGCAGCTGGGAACATGATATTATGCTTGTCGCAGTGGTGGATACAGGTATTTTTCGTTCCCTGAATTATTTGTTTTTATCTATGGTACTTCAGGAACTGAAGTCTCTCTGCCTTGCAATTTTTGTATTGCTGGCAAAACAGCATTCGCAATTTCAGTCGACCTTCTGGAGCCTAATTGATGTAGTGGATTCTGCCATCAATTAGAGGAGGAGGTTGGTGAAGAACAATTAGTTGGGAAGGTATCTTCTGCTTTTGTTTACTTCAGGAAGTCATGTCAAACTTGCTTACGTTGAGGCAAAGGAAAGTTTCTTGCTACCGTATGAACGTGAAGAAACTGGAGCAAAAGTTGTCTGGCTCTCACTCTCAGTGAAGGGGCAGAGAAAACATTTCTTGATTGCCGCCATGATCACAGAAAATGCAGATTGATCAATTCTCTTGTTCCTTTGGAAGGTAGGTGCTATGGGAAGAGATGATCACTTCGACatgtcaattttcttttttcacctcTTCCTAGGACAAGGAAAAAATCGTCCCGCATGTCAGTTTCGCTTAAtcaatctttctttctttccacacGAGGACGAGGATGGATTTTGGACAGAAGCGAGTAAAAATGCCCCAAAAAGAAATGCTAGGTACTACAATTAACGCAGTCTACAATAGTCATCATCAATCCGTGGTCGAGAAAAGACACTACTAAGAGTGTGTTCTTAGACCACCTCAAGCAATCAACTACCTTGAGACTTCTAGAACTGCACTGCGCTCCCTCCAGAACCGAAGTTATTGACAAAGGGATTCTCATTTTTATGGACAATAGAGAGGCGTCCAATTAAGCAAGTCAGTTTTTGATTGGCGTGGATCCTATATACTACtagagattttttttatttctgcgTCCGATGAAGTGGGTCAACGGACGCTATTGACCCTCCTCTCACACTCCAAAAGTTTCCACACACATCCGGAACACCGGTACAAACACAAAACACAGAAAGACAGACACCCGGGAAGACAGAGCCGGCCGGCCCGACAGATGATCTGaatcaaaaaacaaaacaaaaggattAAATTAAGTGGGATGCTGCTTTTGCAGGGCCAGGACCTTGGCCCAAGCCGGCCTGGCCAAGATATCAGCGCACCAGGCACTCACGTGGGGCCGTGCATCGAACACTTTCCTGGCGGTCGTACCCATCAAGTAGTTGATAGCAGGGAGATGGTTGAGATCCGCCAGGGTAAAGCAGTCTCCGGCCAAGTACTTCGACTGCCCCAACCGAGCCTCGTACACATCAAGAACCTCACCCAGCTTCCCCTCGTGCTCTGCCACCGCCGCATCGTCGGTGTTCATGCCCAGGAGGGGCTTTATGGCCAGCTCGAACACCAGCTTTGAAGATGGAGGGTCAAATTTCTGAGCCTCCACTTCCATCCACACGTACACCGGCCCCATCCTCTTTGCATCTTGTACGAACGTCAGTTGTTGGTTCCCTTTGGCCGCGTAAGCCTGAGCGATGTATTGGTTTATAGCCCTTGACTCTgcatttcaattttttctttctttttttaaaaaaaggaatcTATACTGCATAC
This window contains:
- the LOC113734724 gene encoding pentatricopeptide repeat-containing protein At5g66520-like — its product is MVGKFRNSNSISSKIVQLLGTNCNSPAHVYQIQAQLIIQNLYTNTTLASHFISACRSLGLSQAAFLLYTLNPQKPQTFICNQLLRAFSHSDAHHYSISLYSHMHKNLIFPNNYTFPFILKSLSDLRSLKQGKCIHAQIVKLGPLNDIYVQNSLLNLYASCGDMVSSGYVFDEMPHKDVVTWTVVITGYRECSMFKDALIAFEQMQNAGVEPNQVTMVNALAACASFGALDMGVWIHEFIKRKGWTLDVILGTALINMYGKCGRIEEGLKVFKSMEEKNVFTWNALIKGFALAENGQEAVMWFSEMEREGANKPNEVTLIAVLCACVHSGLVKWGEEIFSSLLHQKYGFSPGVKHYACMIDLLARDGRLEDALRIIDKLPFQSTKTIWGAFFSGCRVHGNLELSEVAARKLVDLEPEICAYYVVLSNLYAEMGRWDDVEEIRRLMKNKEFRKDSGYSSIELEYLEDVSKWLD
- the LOC113734759 gene encoding glutathione S-transferase; this translates as MAIKVHGSVFSPAVLRVFACLNEKDLESEYVEINMRAGEHKKESFLALNPFGQVPGFEDGDLKLFESRAINQYIAQAYAAKGNQQLTFVQDAKRMGPVYVWMEVEAQKFDPPSSKLVFELAIKPLLGMNTDDAAVAEHEGKLGEVLDVYEARLGQSKYLAGDCFTLADLNHLPAINYLMGTTARKVFDARPHVSAWCADILARPAWAKVLALQKQHPT